The region CTCGTGCTCGCCCGCAGTGATGCGCCGATCACGTCGATCATGGACACCGATCTCGTGACGGTCGAGCCGGACCTCGATCAGGAGGAGGTCGCGCGGATCATGGAACGGTATGACCTCGTGATCCTGCCCGTCGTCAGCAGCAGCGGGCACTTCCTCGGGCGCATCACGATCGACGACATCGTGGACGTGATCCGCGACGAGGCCGAGGAGGACTTGCAGCGCGCGAGCGGCATCGCGGGCGACGAGGAGTTCTCGGCGTCGGTATTCGCGATCTCGCGCGGCCGGCTCGTGTGGCTGCTGATCGGGCTCGTCGGCGCCTACGGTTCGGGCCTCGTGATCCGCGGGTTCGAGGGCGCGCTCGAAGCCGCCGCCGTGCTCGCCATGTTCATCCCGATCGTGATGGCGATGGCGGGGAACGCGGGGATCCAGAGCTCGGCGATCGCCGTGCAGGGCCTCGCCTCGGGCGACCTGTGGAACTCCGACGTGCCGCGCCGCCTCGCCAAAGAACTCGCCGTCGCGCTCATCAACGGCGTCGCCCTCGCCCTCGCCCTCGGCCTGATCGTCGTGGCGATGGGCTCGCTCGGCGGGCTCGGCGACGTCGACACGCCGCGGCTCGCCCTCACGTCCGCCCTCTCGCTCCTCATCGTGATCGTGATCGCGACCGTGCTCGGCGCGACGATCCCGCTCCTGCTCGACCGCGTCGGCATCGACCCCGCGCTCGCCACCGGCCCGTTCATCACGACGTCGAACGACATCATCGGGCTGGCCGTGTTCTTCACCGTCGCGTCGCTGCTCTACCTGTAACCGACGCGACGAGCAGGCGCTACGCGAGGCCGTCGAGGAAGGCGCGGACGCGGCGGCGGTTCGTCCCGAGGTCGCCCGCGCCGACGCGGCTGGCGCTGCGAACGTGGACCACGGCACCGCCCGCATGCGGCGCGACGCGGAGGTCGAAGTCGTCGGTGAAGAAGAGCACTTTGAACGTGGCGTGGAGGCTGAGGCGGTCGCCGTCGCGCTCGATCTCGACGGCGTGGCCGATCGTGAGCCCGCTGAGTTCACGGAGGCGGGCGAGCGCGTCGGTGAAGAGCTTGGCCGGGGGCCGATCGAACGTGCGGCTCTCCCGGTAGCAGTTCGGCGTGGCGGGGCAGGGCGGCAGCGGGCTTTCGGGAAGGGCGGGAGCAGCCATCAGGGAGAGGGGAAACGACACGCGCAGCCCCGGATCGGTCGGAGCTGCGCGCGAGAGAGGAGGGGGCGCTGGCTAGAGCGCGGTCGGCTGCGTAGTGGGCGCAGTCGGCGGGGCGGCATCTTGAAACTCGCGTTCGTCGTTGTACTTCGACGGGCACTTGATGAGGATGTGCTCGGCGGCAAACACGTCGCCGTCCATCTGGCCCTCGACGACGACCTGCATGGCGTCCTCGAAGTTGGCCGGCTTCGGGTTGGGGTAGTAGACCTGGCGGACGGCGCCGGCCTCGTCCTTCATGAAGAAGGAGAACGTGTTCGAGTTGCGGTCGTAGGTGGTCGGCTGGGCCTTGACCCACTCGCCGACGACGTGGGCGCGGGACTGCGATTCCGTCGCCTCGGCGAAGTCCATGTACCCGCCGACGTTCTCGCCGAAGGAGCGCATCACCAGGAACGTGAACGCGGCCAGCATGACCACGCCGATGATCGTTTTAGGCTTCATGACTGCAGAGGTTGAGCGGGTGGTTACGCGATGATCTCATCGTCCCGTGCGGGTACGCGCGTGTCGACGGCTTGTTCGAGCGCGGCGAGGCGGCGGTCCGTACGGAAGAGGAAGAACAGGATCCCGAACCAGATGATGAGCACGACGGCGAGGACGACGTAGAGCTTGTCCTGCTGAAGCATCACCGTTTCGAGCCCGACCGGCGCCGCTTCGGGCATCTCGGTCCCGGCCCACACGCTGTCGTAGACGGCGGAGCCGTGGGCCACGCCGTCGGAGGCGGTCGTGTCGATCTGGAACGCCTGCGGCGGGCTCGCTGGGGTCTGCATGCGGGGCGGTTCGGGTTCGGGGCTAAGCTACGCAGGAGCAACGGGCTCCAGTGTGGGCAAGGGGGAAATTACGTCCTTCTTCGCCGGCTCAGACCGTCTCGTCCAACCGCCGCTCGGCGAGGCGGACGCGGACACGTTGCGTGTAGATCCACCAGAAGAGCGCGATGAACCCGATCACGGCGGGGTAGAACACCATCCTCATGATCGGCGCGAGGTCGGTCTGGCTGAAGGCGGGGCTGCCCTCGCCGCCGGGGTGGAGGCTCTCCATCTGGCGCGGGAGGACGTAGAGCAGGAACGGAGCCGTGACGACGGCGAACAGGTTGTACACCGCCGCGATCCGCCCGCGCTTGCGTGGCTCGTCGATCGAGGAGCGGAGGACGAAATACGCCCCGAGGATCAGCAGCTCGACGGCCGCCATCGACTGCTTCGGGTCGAAGTTCCACCACTTCCCCGTGCCGACATACCACGTGAACCGCGCCCACACCATCCCCGTCACGAGCCCGAGCACGCCGAAGACGACGGCCACGAGCGCGGCCTGCTCGGCCCGCACGTCGTAGATCACGCGGTCGTTCGCGAGGAAGCGCGCCGAGTAGTACGCCGAGACGATCATCCCGATCATCATCACGAACCACATCGGGACGTGGAAATAGAGGTTCCGCGCCGACTCTTCGAGGATGTTGAGCCGGGGGATCGTGAGGAGGAAGCCGGCGAGGATGACGGCCGTCATCCACAGCGCGATCACGACGGTGATGACGCGGTGCGTGCGGCCGTACGGGAGGCGGGCAGTGCTCATAGGTAGGGGCGTCGACTATTGCTTGCTCAGTATAACCGAGATCTCGTCGGTTTCCGCACGGAGGGTTCCGTCGTGGAACGTCCAGACAGCGTCTCGGACAAAAGTATCCGCCTCGTGGTCAAACGTCACCTCGCCCCCGGAGAGAGCATAGGTGCCGCCGAACAAGAGCCGCACATCACCCTCCCCTTCTTCGTTCAACTCTTCCGGGATGGCGAGCGTCCCCGAGGCCGTTCCATCTTCGCGCAGCGTGATGTCGAGGCCGCCACCCATAGCTAGCACGTCCACGGCTCGCCCTTCGATCTCCACAGTGAAGAGGGTCGTTTCGTAAGCACCGGCGACGTCAGCCAGGGTAGGTTCGTCGTTGGAATCGGAGTCGCAGCCGGTGAGCGAGAGGGCGGCGGCGAGCACGCCGACGAGCAGGAAAGCGGGAGCAACACGGGGAATACGCATGAGGGAAAGAAAGGGGGTTGAGAATGAGCGTTCGGGGAGAGAGACGCGGCTCGGATCGGAAAGGCAACACGCCGTACGGAAACGGAGGCCGATTGCACACCGTCCGGCAGCGAGGGTTCGGGAGGAGTTGGTGAAGCGCGTGTGATGCGCGAGGCCGAGCGCCATCGTTGAGTTTGACCCCAGTCAATCGTTCCAGACGAAGTCGAAGAGCAGGACCGAGGCGGTGATGACGGCGCCGGCGTAGCCGCCGAGCGTGATGAGGTCGTTGAGCGAAGCGGCCCACGGGCCGGCGCTCGCGCCGAGGAGGAGCGTCCGCTGCGTGACGCGGATGACGGTGAGCAGGAGCGGGATCAGCAGGGGAAACGCGAGCACGGGGAGGAGCGGGCCCTGGCTCGACGCCCGCGCGATCAG is a window of Rhodothermales bacterium DNA encoding:
- the mgtE gene encoding magnesium transporter; amino-acid sequence: MEPTPPELERVPAPVAVDEVFVDDVAALLRDGQQGMVLLLVAELHPADVAQLLRRLPPDAADELFGWLPEEQAGAALPEMESAQRSDLLDEMETHAIVSLLDEIDTDDAADVLADLRPDVAERVLPRLEDADEIEALLRYEDDTAGGLMETDYVAVPQTVTVAEATEELRRCAEEVDPVYVVYVLDAEDRLVGLVDLKTLVLARSDAPITSIMDTDLVTVEPDLDQEEVARIMERYDLVILPVVSSSGHFLGRITIDDIVDVIRDEAEEDLQRASGIAGDEEFSASVFAISRGRLVWLLIGLVGAYGSGLVIRGFEGALEAAAVLAMFIPIVMAMAGNAGIQSSAIAVQGLASGDLWNSDVPRRLAKELAVALINGVALALALGLIVVAMGSLGGLGDVDTPRLALTSALSLLIVIVIATVLGATIPLLLDRVGIDPALATGPFITTSNDIIGLAVFFTVASLLYL
- a CDS encoding cytochrome c maturation protein CcmE; the protein is MKPKTIIGVVMLAAFTFLVMRSFGENVGGYMDFAEATESQSRAHVVGEWVKAQPTTYDRNSNTFSFFMKDEAGAVRQVYYPNPKPANFEDAMQVVVEGQMDGDVFAAEHILIKCPSKYNDEREFQDAAPPTAPTTQPTAL
- a CDS encoding CcmD family protein, which encodes MQTPASPPQAFQIDTTASDGVAHGSAVYDSVWAGTEMPEAAPVGLETVMLQQDKLYVVLAVVLIIWFGILFFLFRTDRRLAALEQAVDTRVPARDDEIIA
- the ccsA gene encoding cytochrome c biogenesis protein CcsA, producing MSTARLPYGRTHRVITVVIALWMTAVILAGFLLTIPRLNILEESARNLYFHVPMWFVMMIGMIVSAYYSARFLANDRVIYDVRAEQAALVAVVFGVLGLVTGMVWARFTWYVGTGKWWNFDPKQSMAAVELLILGAYFVLRSSIDEPRKRGRIAAVYNLFAVVTAPFLLYVLPRQMESLHPGGEGSPAFSQTDLAPIMRMVFYPAVIGFIALFWWIYTQRVRVRLAERRLDETV
- a CDS encoding DUF1499 domain-containing protein, with protein sequence MAAPALPESPLPPCPATPNCYRESRTFDRPPAKLFTDALARLRELSGLTIGHAVEIERDGDRLSLHATFKVLFFTDDFDLRVAPHAGGAVVHVRSASRVGAGDLGTNRRRVRAFLDGLA